A segment of the Ipomoea triloba cultivar NCNSP0323 chromosome 1, ASM357664v1 genome:
ccaaaaaagtgaaaaattaccaaaataattaccattaataaatattaagaaattaaattaaaaataattatatattaaagaagTATAgtttattttgtgtcaataatattacactgaaaaagttgaagaaaattacaataaataattattaggcaataatattaaaaattatttattaaggcatgcatgatttattttgtactaaaaataatgtgtccacagtacaaaataaattatacttgccttaataattaattatattaatataattgcctaatataaatttacaattatagctTTGTATAAGAAAAACATAGAAGCTTAAATGGCATGTACAAACCTCGAAGTCAACATACTGACTATGAGTTAAATAAAACCCTACAAAATTATCAGAATAGTAATGTAACACTATAGTTGCTAGACTGCTATCACATCAGTttgtaataatcaaataatatagaCAACTAAAAATAATGCTTGACCGAGGGCTCGgactggggggggggggggggcactTTAAAAAGGCCCCCCCAACCGGCCTGCCGAGGAaccctttttttgtttttgtttttgtttttatttttttgttttttttttgtttttgcttttttaaGGTTTAGTCgccaaaacgatgtcgttttggcgAATAAAcccttatttgattttaatcgCGCAAATCGCGAAGAAGGCCGAAGGCGCAGGCTGCTTCAATCGCGAAGGGAGAGCTCTGGCGCCTCCACCCATCCGCCACTATCGCACGCCGCCATCACCTCCGCCTGTCCCTGCCGTCGCCTCCGTCAATGCCGCCGCCGGTCGAGTCAGGTAACTCCAGAGTCGCTCAGTGCAGACTGCACTGTCGGCTGTCCAACtcgaatttatttttatttttatttttttagttttttttcttttaaatcttaaattgtattttttggtCTGGTAGATTGTTGTActcttgataaataaataattttgtaataatgtaatatagaTTTGGATTGTTAAATGTtaaatactacctccgtcccaaaatggttgtctggttcgtttaacgaggcttgactgaagtaatttttaatccaatttttcatattattaagtttagtattaatatataaaatttatatatttagaaactacattaaaagtactattaaacacaaaaaattaaatttaaaaataataaaaattactaaagaaaataagcaaagaagaaagagttggtttgaccaattgtattttgtaacttgtaattttgtaaatcaATTTGTGCATTGTTGGCTTGTTGGCTAGTTGCTTTGTAGGGTGTCTTTACTCTTTGTAGTTTGTAGTTCATTAGTTTGTACTTTGTAGTTTGTAGTTTGTAGATTGCGAAAATGACAAAGTTATATTGTGAAAATGTAATTTGTACTTTGTGTTCGCGTGTTGTAGACTTGTAGATtgttaaatatactaatatagtaaattagtaatatactaatatgaAGCCCctaattgagatttgagaataaTATGAGTGTAAACTGAAATTGTTAATATGTTATTAGTTTAATTGTATGTAGATTGTAGAGTGTAGACTCATATTGTTtattgtgtttgtgtatttgactatttgtttaattgtatatattgatTTAGTTGATTTAGGTACTTTACTAGTTTACTCCTAGTATGGTGATTGGTGATAATAATGCTTCTCAAAGTGTTGGATCTTCCGAACCAACCACAATAAAAAGAAAGTCTAATGATATAGGATGGGAGTATGGAGTAATTAATGATCCGAATAAATCATTGGACAAGATTAAGTGTTTATTGTGTAAGAAAGTAATGTCTGGTGGAGTGTATGGGATTAAAGAGCATATTGCTGGCATACAAGGAAATGTAAGCAAATGCCCTACATCTACAAAGGAAGATCAATTGAAATGTAGGGACGCCCTCATGATGGCGAAgaacaaaaaagaagaataagagaGCTGAAGAAGTTAATCTTAGGGCGGAGGTAAAGATATCGGCGCATGACAATGAGAGTATGAGTAATGTTATTGATATTGATGAGGTGCAGCAGTTTGGACCTTTGAAACCACCTCAGCCAATTGGCCCTATGGATAAGTTCGCAAATCAAATCAATCCCTTGTTTTCTTTGAGTTCAGAAAAGGGCAAGGCACAACAACGAATAATTGATGCATTTGACAAGGAAAGGGCTAATCGGGTGAAAGAGTACATATGCAGATGGGCTTATGAAGCAGCTATTCCATTTCATTCTTTTGAGAAAGATAGCTTCAAGTTGTTGGTTGAAGCTATTGGTCAATATGGTCCGGGAGCTCAAGTACCAAACAAATATGAAATGAGTGAAACTTGTTTGAAAAAAGAGGTTGATCGAGTCCGAGAAAGTTTAAAGGTACATGAAGCGGAGTGGAAATTAAATGGGTGCTCAATTATGACTGATGCTTGGACAGATAGGAAGAAAAGAAGCAGCATGAACTTGTGTGTCAATTTAAGGTTGGACACTGTGTTTTTATCTTCTAAAGAATGTTCAATGGAGGCACACACAAGTCAGTTCATATTTGAGTATGTGAAGCATGACATTCAACAAGTAGGAGAGGAGAATGTTGTTCAAATTGTCACCGATAATGCTTCGAACAACATGGGAGCAGCTAAATTGTTGAGGGAGAAAATGCCACTGATATTTTGGACTTGTTGTGTAACACATTCTATTAATTTAATGCTTGAAAGCATTGCAGGTAACCAATGTGTAATCTttaataaactatatgataaatctttaaatatttaataattaatactcgAAACTTCTTCCTTCTCTCTAGATTTTACCTCTCTCTAAAAATCCCAAAAATTCCCATTTTACCCAAAATGCATATCTTTATATGAAATATCTAAATATTCATATGGAAATgcatattttattcaaatattcatacataatttgaatattcATATTTGAACTTCCGTTGACTGCCATGCAATAGTCAATCCAATATTAATACTCGAAACTTGAATGCATTGCAGGTTTACCACGGTTTAGTAGAGTTCTTCAGCAAGCAAATGCTTTGACTATCTTCATCCATGCACATCATAAAACTTTGGCAATGATGAGATCCTTTACAAAGAAGCGTGACATTGTCCGGCCAGGTGTGACTAGGTTTGCTTCTGCATTTCTTACGTTACAGAGTTTAGCTGGTAAGAAAGCAGAATTAAAGGCTATGTTTACAAGCAATGAATGGGATGGGTGTAAGTTTGCCAAGTCAGTTAAAGGGAAACAAGCTTATTCTACTATTTTGAGTCATGCATTTTGGCAAGGGGTTGCATTATGCTTGAAGGTTTTTGCACCGTTGGTGAAGGTGCTTCGTATTGTTGATCAAGACAAGAAACCTTCAATCGGATTTGTTTATGGTGAGCTTATGCAAGCAAAAGAAGACATTAAGAACGCATTGAATGGagttgaaaaaaattaagagcCTATTATTAGAATAATCGAA
Coding sequences within it:
- the LOC116010991 gene encoding uncharacterized protein LOC116010991 gives rise to the protein MSNVIDIDEVQQFGPLKPPQPIGPMDKFANQINPLFSLSSEKGKAQQRIIDAFDKERANRVKEYICRWAYEAAIPFHSFEKDSFKLLVEAIGQYGPGAQVPNKYEMSETCLKKEVDRVRESLKVHEAEWKLNGCSIMTDAWTDRKKRSSMNLCVNLRLDTVFLSSKECSMEAHTSQFIFEYVKHDIQQVGEENVVQIVTDNASNNMGAAKLLREKMPLIFWTCCVTHSINLMLESIAGLPRFSRVLQQANALTIFIHAHHKTLAMMRSFTKKRDIVRPGVTRFASAFLTLQSLAGKKAELKAMFTSNEWDGCKFAKSVKGKQAYSTILSHAFWQGVALCLKVFAPLVKVLRIVDQDKKPSIGFVYGELMQAKEDIKNALNGAQDWLVNDEVVVGDEVEVGDEELDDEALRPSQSSRLREVEEDNFESESTVKKKLMWMWMLSLKMMKIMS